Proteins encoded in a region of the Psychromicrobium lacuslunae genome:
- a CDS encoding nuclear transport factor 2 family protein translates to MTTNLDLIAAHYEASARGDLEGMLAPLADDIRWTEAAGFPLAGTYVGPQAVLQNVFAALAKDWDDFGVDLERLLDAGERIVAVANYRGKNKKTGKTLLTRVVHLWEVADGKAVSFEQIVDSVPVLEAMS, encoded by the coding sequence ATGACAACTAATCTGGACCTCATCGCCGCCCACTACGAGGCCTCAGCCCGGGGTGATCTCGAGGGTATGCTGGCGCCACTCGCTGACGATATTCGCTGGACCGAAGCAGCCGGATTCCCGCTAGCCGGGACTTATGTAGGCCCGCAGGCGGTGCTGCAGAATGTCTTTGCTGCCCTCGCCAAGGACTGGGACGACTTTGGCGTAGACCTGGAACGGCTACTCGATGCCGGGGAGCGAATCGTGGCGGTGGCCAACTATCGGGGGAAGAACAAGAAGACCGGTAAGACTCTGCTCACCCGGGTGGTTCATCTGTGGGAAGTGGCCGATGGCAAGGCAGTGAGTTTTGAGCAAATCGTGGATAGCGTTCCGGTCTTGGAAGCAATGTCCTGA
- a CDS encoding MoaF C-terminal domain-containing protein, producing MNEAATQVIDEDGWKSYDEFADGIDSFRLPQSDRSGQHLEFVLDSGETLAVDFLDAQTAQWSAALELLSDSQGKAEYDAVQVRSEAYFLNLKLDGSSLTVAYSTATGRAVLVESLIAETESPGVPRVRQHFQAARLQGVQASGEQPAESRDLIGLRNIYRYSPSHLYEHVYISSERYAWQCLEGVQRGHGDMDLATVWKLAEGLYVFCFREFRIPVASVWLHDLGYQLKTTGIFLGLNGSGEVEHSRGGGDIYPLGSVRYPDAQPI from the coding sequence GTGAACGAAGCAGCAACACAAGTCATCGATGAGGATGGCTGGAAGAGTTACGACGAATTTGCCGACGGAATCGATAGTTTCCGGTTACCCCAGTCCGATCGATCAGGCCAGCACCTAGAGTTTGTGCTGGACTCCGGCGAAACCCTTGCCGTGGATTTCCTCGATGCCCAGACAGCCCAATGGTCCGCGGCCTTGGAGCTGCTTTCGGACTCACAGGGCAAAGCCGAATACGATGCGGTGCAGGTGCGAAGTGAAGCGTATTTCCTGAACCTAAAGCTCGACGGCTCGAGCCTCACGGTGGCCTATTCGACGGCTACTGGTCGCGCCGTGCTGGTGGAGTCACTGATTGCCGAAACTGAATCGCCAGGCGTGCCCAGGGTGCGGCAGCATTTTCAGGCCGCCCGGCTACAGGGAGTGCAGGCAAGCGGTGAGCAGCCGGCAGAATCCCGCGATTTGATCGGGTTGCGGAACATCTACCGGTACAGCCCCTCGCACCTCTACGAACACGTTTACATCTCCTCCGAGCGATACGCCTGGCAGTGTCTTGAAGGGGTACAACGGGGACATGGCGATATGGACCTCGCCACGGTGTGGAAGCTAGCGGAGGGCCTTTACGTCTTCTGCTTCCGCGAGTTCCGCATTCCGGTGGCCAGTGTGTGGTTACATGATCTGGGTTATCAGCTGAAAACCACCGGGATATTCCTTGGGCTTAACGGCAGCGGCGAGGTAGAGCATTCGAGGGGTGGCGGTGACATCTATCCTTTGGGCTCGGTGCGCTATCCCGATGCCCAGCCGATCTAA
- a CDS encoding ABC transporter substrate-binding protein produces the protein MKTRSIQYAAVAAVGMLLLSACGEDSNSNNSAAVGSNGNIVVGSVNALSGAATFPEASKAAQAVFDQVNASGGINGKKIDYVVTDDKGDPATAAQSARDVVGSKNAVALVGSASLLDCDVNAKYYQENGILSIQGTGVDQACFSSPAVSPVNVGPFLDTEMTLTYGSETLKLDKICGFLEIAGATGPAYKAAIENWKKKTGKDLVFLDDSVPYGSPDYTPQVIKAKNAGCKAVYINATEPDGLGMLKAAEAQGFNDVTWLFLTSTYTEQFAQAAGKVGNGVYVPAEFAPYTDENEAANKDWRELMTSKNIPLTSFAQGGYLAAKYFVEVLQGISGDITRAAVTKALQEMKPISNPMVGTPYVFGPGSAHNSSTGVWPVKLQDGKWVKAADNWLLQK, from the coding sequence ATGAAGACTCGCTCCATCCAGTACGCCGCAGTCGCTGCGGTTGGCATGCTATTGCTGAGCGCCTGCGGCGAGGACAGCAATAGCAATAACTCCGCAGCAGTCGGCTCGAACGGCAATATCGTGGTCGGCTCGGTCAATGCCCTCAGCGGTGCGGCCACCTTCCCGGAGGCTTCGAAAGCGGCTCAGGCCGTCTTCGACCAAGTCAATGCCTCTGGCGGTATCAATGGCAAGAAGATCGACTATGTGGTCACCGACGATAAGGGTGATCCGGCTACTGCAGCACAGTCCGCTCGTGATGTGGTGGGTTCAAAGAACGCGGTCGCCCTGGTGGGCTCCGCCAGCTTGCTGGACTGTGATGTCAATGCCAAGTATTACCAGGAGAATGGCATTCTCTCCATCCAGGGCACCGGAGTGGACCAGGCATGCTTCAGTTCACCGGCAGTCTCCCCGGTCAATGTCGGACCCTTTCTGGATACCGAGATGACACTGACCTACGGTTCGGAAACGCTCAAGCTGGACAAGATCTGCGGCTTCTTGGAAATCGCCGGTGCCACCGGCCCCGCGTACAAGGCGGCGATTGAAAACTGGAAGAAGAAGACCGGCAAGGATTTGGTATTTCTCGATGACAGTGTGCCTTACGGCAGCCCCGACTACACCCCTCAGGTGATCAAGGCGAAGAACGCTGGCTGCAAAGCTGTCTATATCAACGCCACTGAACCTGACGGCCTGGGTATGCTCAAAGCGGCGGAAGCTCAAGGGTTCAATGATGTGACCTGGCTTTTCCTCACCTCCACCTATACCGAGCAGTTCGCTCAGGCCGCCGGGAAGGTCGGCAATGGCGTCTACGTCCCAGCCGAGTTCGCCCCGTACACCGATGAGAATGAAGCCGCGAATAAAGACTGGCGAGAGCTGATGACCTCGAAGAACATTCCCTTGACTTCCTTCGCCCAGGGTGGATACCTAGCCGCCAAGTACTTTGTCGAGGTGCTGCAGGGAATCTCTGGTGATATTACCCGCGCCGCGGTGACCAAGGCGCTGCAGGAGATGAAACCGATCAGCAACCCGATGGTGGGGACACCGTACGTCTTCGGCCCGGGCAGTGCGCATAATTCCAGCACCGGTGTGTGGCCGGTCAAGCTGCAGGACGGCAAATGGGTCAAGGCCGCCGATAACTGGCTACTGCAGAAGTAA
- a CDS encoding branched-chain amino acid ABC transporter permease, translating to MLQGALAGLAAGGLYAVIAVCLTLMSRLVRVINFSQVAIGMFGAYTAVLFAERGLPQWAATLCGIVIGAIISALIGWIIAQWLPEADVSRRSAVSVATLLLLISLAFIIFGSKPKTFRPILSGPAFSLGDVVVTQVTVVMVLLAVLVAIACRLLLTKSKIGTRLRALSERPTTAELLGIPAKRLSVAVWLVSGLICTVAISIVAPTQTNDPVSLSFIIVPASAAALLGGFKRLDLAVIGGLALGMLQGALAQFEQLSILRNWVPFLIIVAFLLWTQRKEVWDVAR from the coding sequence ATGCTCCAAGGTGCCTTAGCCGGGCTTGCGGCGGGCGGGCTCTACGCCGTCATTGCGGTCTGTTTGACGCTAATGTCACGTTTGGTCCGAGTTATTAACTTCTCCCAAGTCGCGATCGGAATGTTCGGCGCGTACACAGCCGTACTATTTGCCGAACGTGGTCTGCCGCAATGGGCCGCAACGCTGTGCGGAATAGTCATTGGCGCGATTATTTCAGCGCTGATCGGCTGGATCATCGCGCAATGGTTACCGGAAGCCGACGTGAGCAGGCGCTCAGCCGTTTCGGTAGCCACGCTTTTGCTGCTGATCTCGCTGGCCTTCATTATTTTTGGCAGCAAACCAAAGACTTTCCGCCCGATACTCTCGGGACCAGCGTTCTCCCTCGGCGACGTAGTTGTCACCCAAGTCACCGTGGTGATGGTGCTCCTCGCCGTATTGGTCGCGATTGCTTGCCGGTTATTGCTGACCAAAAGCAAAATTGGCACCAGGCTTCGTGCGCTTTCGGAGCGGCCCACCACCGCCGAGCTGCTCGGCATTCCGGCGAAACGACTCTCCGTAGCGGTCTGGTTGGTTTCCGGCCTGATCTGCACGGTCGCCATCAGCATCGTGGCACCGACTCAGACCAACGACCCGGTGTCACTGTCTTTCATAATCGTGCCTGCCTCAGCAGCTGCTCTACTCGGCGGCTTCAAGCGCCTCGATCTGGCGGTGATCGGCGGCCTGGCACTGGGCATGTTGCAGGGTGCGCTCGCGCAGTTCGAGCAGCTGTCAATTCTCCGCAACTGGGTTCCATTCCTGATCATCGTCGCTTTCCTGTTGTGGACCCAACGAAAAGAGGTGTGGGATGTCGCCCGCTAA
- a CDS encoding ABC transporter permease subunit translates to MSPAKPLNISLFRAGWPRTLLIAALAILLGWLLSAVLPGYLVFLGTSAVVAMISLLGLGVVTGSAGMMALCQLSFAAVGAWVVSWLNTAGAPGGLMLWLPLGGLAAAAVGLLVGLPALRLRGVNLAVVTLGFAAAADLTLGKIQFPGTLSGVQVPRPELFPGDRRYFLFAVIILVLCALLVAFLHNSSWGRSWRFVAFSERGTASAGTSVTFAKLTAFAVSAFLAGIGGALLSGQVGLVYPTSFTTIQSLALYVLAIVSGSYLIDMAVLGGILWVLVPELLKRFGISQDWGFVVFGALGIQALTTGSNLGEDLRAWWWRRRLRRIGSTGPKKPLETSAAEAEQSVPSAAEVAQQTPQAAASTRLEPAAATPKPQSIDSEQLLKVRGLTVSFGPVSALKNVDLELSTGSITGLMGPNGAGKSTFVDALSGFLPQHQGSITLAGESLDSLSPAQRARSGLRRTFQQDRVPPTLTVGGYANFISRGKSDAEQLAQILAYFDCPSVEVQLARVDVGTRRLIEVAANVAAQPRLLLLDEPAAGLSHQEHLAFAQQLLRVPQEFGISLLLIEHDLDLVRSTCSNIVVLNFGEVIASGPQQEVLADRAVMNAYMGELETS, encoded by the coding sequence ATGTCGCCCGCTAAACCACTGAATATTTCGCTGTTCCGAGCAGGCTGGCCCCGAACCCTGCTGATAGCAGCGCTGGCCATCCTGCTTGGCTGGTTGCTGAGTGCTGTATTACCCGGTTACCTGGTGTTCCTTGGCACCAGCGCTGTGGTGGCAATGATCTCCTTGCTCGGTCTTGGTGTGGTTACCGGCAGCGCCGGCATGATGGCCTTGTGTCAGCTCAGCTTCGCCGCAGTGGGGGCCTGGGTGGTTTCTTGGCTCAACACCGCCGGGGCGCCAGGCGGACTGATGTTGTGGTTGCCATTGGGGGGTCTGGCCGCAGCGGCTGTTGGCCTGCTGGTCGGCCTACCGGCGTTGCGCTTGCGTGGCGTCAACCTGGCCGTGGTGACGCTCGGCTTCGCCGCTGCGGCCGATCTGACCCTGGGTAAAATTCAGTTCCCCGGCACGCTCTCCGGCGTTCAGGTGCCTCGTCCGGAGCTGTTCCCCGGAGACCGGCGCTACTTCCTGTTCGCCGTGATCATCCTGGTGCTCTGCGCTTTGCTGGTGGCTTTCCTGCACAACAGTTCCTGGGGCCGCAGTTGGAGATTCGTCGCTTTCTCCGAGCGGGGCACTGCCTCCGCCGGTACGAGCGTGACCTTCGCCAAACTGACCGCTTTTGCGGTCAGCGCCTTCCTGGCCGGGATCGGCGGCGCTTTGCTTTCCGGTCAAGTCGGCCTGGTTTATCCGACCAGCTTCACCACCATTCAGTCGCTAGCACTCTATGTGCTGGCCATTGTCTCGGGCTCCTATCTGATCGATATGGCGGTGCTTGGCGGAATCCTCTGGGTATTGGTACCAGAATTGCTGAAGAGATTCGGCATCTCCCAGGATTGGGGTTTTGTGGTGTTCGGTGCTCTGGGTATTCAGGCGCTAACGACCGGTTCGAATCTGGGTGAAGATCTGCGTGCTTGGTGGTGGCGTCGTCGGCTCCGCCGGATCGGCAGCACCGGCCCCAAGAAACCGCTGGAGACGAGCGCGGCAGAAGCCGAGCAATCCGTACCTTCGGCGGCTGAGGTAGCCCAGCAGACCCCGCAAGCAGCAGCCTCTACCCGGCTCGAACCGGCGGCAGCCACACCGAAACCACAATCCATCGACTCTGAGCAGCTGCTGAAAGTGCGTGGGCTAACTGTTTCCTTTGGCCCAGTCTCCGCACTCAAGAATGTCGACCTTGAGCTGTCAACGGGCAGCATCACCGGACTAATGGGGCCTAATGGTGCTGGCAAATCGACCTTTGTCGACGCGCTCTCCGGTTTCCTGCCCCAGCATCAAGGCAGTATCACCCTCGCTGGTGAATCCTTGGACAGTCTCTCCCCCGCGCAACGTGCTCGTTCCGGGCTCCGCCGGACCTTCCAGCAAGATCGAGTGCCACCCACTCTGACGGTGGGGGGTTACGCGAACTTCATTTCGCGTGGTAAAAGCGATGCCGAGCAGCTTGCCCAGATACTTGCCTACTTCGACTGCCCTTCGGTGGAGGTGCAACTCGCCAGAGTCGACGTGGGCACCCGGCGGTTGATCGAGGTTGCCGCTAATGTAGCCGCTCAGCCACGGTTGCTATTGCTCGACGAACCAGCCGCTGGTCTGTCGCATCAGGAACATCTTGCCTTTGCTCAGCAGCTACTGAGAGTTCCGCAGGAATTCGGCATCTCGCTGCTGCTCATCGAACATGACCTCGACTTGGTGCGCAGCACCTGCAGCAACATCGTGGTGCTGAATTTTGGCGAAGTGATCGCCTCAGGACCGCAACAAGAAGTACTCGCCGATCGTGCCGTGATGAACGCCTATATGGGTGAACTGGAGACCTCATGA
- a CDS encoding ABC transporter ATP-binding protein, with protein sequence MNQALQLEELAVSRGSGPVISGVNLTVQPGRLMALVGPNGAGKTSLLEAISGVVPASSGSISIDGTSLTKLSRMKRSRLGLVHVEQGRTVFPSLTVQENLELTAVSAKELDQALELFPELQKRRHSASGLLSGGEQQMVVLARAFAAQPKYLLIDEMSLGLAPVVFLRLLPIIRQIADSGVGVLMVEQFAQLSLGIADAALVVSGGKVTYQGEANTLLAEPSVLHAAYLGN encoded by the coding sequence ATGAACCAGGCCTTACAACTCGAAGAACTTGCCGTCAGCCGCGGCTCCGGGCCGGTTATTTCCGGGGTGAACCTGACTGTGCAACCCGGAAGGCTGATGGCCTTGGTCGGTCCTAATGGAGCCGGCAAGACCAGCCTGCTGGAGGCGATCTCCGGGGTGGTGCCGGCTAGCTCAGGCAGCATTTCCATCGACGGCACCTCGCTGACCAAACTCTCCCGGATGAAGCGCTCACGGCTGGGCTTGGTGCACGTCGAACAGGGACGAACGGTCTTCCCTTCGCTCACCGTACAAGAAAATCTGGAGCTCACCGCGGTCTCCGCCAAGGAACTCGACCAGGCCCTCGAACTGTTCCCCGAATTGCAGAAGCGACGACATTCGGCCAGCGGCCTACTCTCCGGCGGCGAACAGCAGATGGTGGTGTTGGCCCGAGCCTTCGCGGCACAGCCTAAATACTTACTCATCGACGAGATGTCGCTTGGCTTAGCACCGGTGGTCTTCTTGCGTTTACTGCCGATCATCCGCCAGATCGCCGATTCCGGCGTCGGGGTGCTGATGGTGGAGCAATTTGCCCAACTCTCACTCGGCATTGCCGACGCTGCCCTGGTGGTCTCCGGCGGCAAGGTGACTTATCAAGGCGAGGCAAACACGCTGCTCGCTGAGCCGAGCGTGCTACACGCCGCCTACTTGGGGAACTAA
- a CDS encoding GMC family oxidoreductase, which produces MDNLEALGGKVKEDMSQRIIVIGAGSAGSIVSRRLVDAGHQVTVLEAGGPVTNPAIQDISRAGELWHSEQDWDYYTVPQANAAGRRLHLPRGKVLGGSHALNAMIYVRCAAQDFDGWAAAGNPGWSWQEVLPTYLKIENFDGGPSEVRSTGGPLDVLGDYPLQPIQQSIIDAAVQTGLAHNPDYNSGQLDGISQVQLTVRDGERLSSYRAYLEPVAGAENLEILTNAQAVRLLIDDGVVLGVEYVIDGEEVQQLYADQVFLCAGALDSPALLLRSGIGPAEELSELGIEVVHDLPGVGKNLHDHFLVPVIFGTSKRRVEPPKAGQTPAQTHLFWRSQPDLEVPDTQPINFSVPMYQDELSGPETGFSLMAGLIGTQSRGSLRLSGPSIDDEVLIDLAALADPADLRALLASVRQCREIGRAAALAEEWGAAEIHPGPEVADQDLEDYVRANVVTYHHQVGSCKMGIDQLAVVDPQLRVHGIAGLRIADASIMPQVTSGNTNAPVMLIAEKAVEFFLTEH; this is translated from the coding sequence ATGGATAATCTCGAAGCACTTGGTGGGAAGGTCAAAGAAGACATGTCGCAACGAATAATTGTGATTGGCGCAGGTTCTGCGGGCTCGATAGTGAGCAGACGCCTGGTGGATGCCGGTCATCAGGTAACCGTCCTGGAGGCGGGCGGACCAGTAACTAATCCGGCGATCCAGGACATCTCCCGGGCCGGGGAACTTTGGCATTCGGAACAGGATTGGGATTACTACACGGTGCCCCAAGCCAATGCGGCCGGGCGGCGGTTGCACCTGCCCCGAGGCAAGGTACTGGGCGGTTCGCATGCCCTGAACGCGATGATTTACGTGCGCTGTGCCGCTCAGGATTTTGATGGTTGGGCAGCCGCCGGAAACCCCGGCTGGTCATGGCAGGAGGTGCTGCCTACGTACCTTAAGATCGAGAATTTCGACGGTGGGCCAAGCGAAGTGCGATCCACCGGCGGACCCTTGGACGTGCTGGGTGACTATCCGCTACAGCCCATTCAGCAATCGATTATTGACGCTGCGGTGCAAACCGGCTTAGCGCATAATCCGGACTACAACTCAGGACAGCTGGACGGAATTTCCCAGGTTCAGCTGACTGTGCGCGATGGTGAGCGGCTCAGCAGTTACCGGGCCTACCTTGAGCCAGTGGCCGGGGCCGAGAACCTCGAGATCTTGACCAACGCTCAGGCGGTTCGCTTGCTGATCGACGACGGGGTGGTGCTCGGCGTCGAGTATGTCATCGATGGCGAAGAGGTTCAGCAGCTATACGCGGATCAAGTGTTCCTCTGCGCTGGGGCGTTGGACTCACCGGCGCTATTGCTCCGCTCCGGTATCGGCCCGGCTGAGGAGCTCAGCGAGCTGGGCATTGAAGTTGTTCACGACTTGCCGGGGGTGGGCAAGAACTTGCATGATCATTTCCTAGTTCCGGTGATTTTTGGTACCAGCAAGCGACGAGTCGAGCCGCCCAAGGCGGGGCAGACACCCGCGCAGACTCATTTGTTCTGGCGCAGCCAGCCCGATCTTGAGGTGCCCGATACCCAGCCGATTAACTTCAGCGTGCCGATGTATCAGGACGAACTGAGCGGCCCGGAGACCGGCTTCTCACTAATGGCTGGGCTGATCGGCACTCAAAGCCGGGGGAGCCTGCGGCTCAGCGGTCCGAGTATTGACGACGAAGTGCTGATCGATCTGGCAGCGCTCGCCGACCCTGCCGATCTTCGGGCGCTGCTGGCCTCGGTTCGGCAGTGCCGGGAAATTGGTCGGGCCGCGGCACTCGCGGAGGAATGGGGAGCCGCCGAGATCCACCCCGGTCCGGAGGTCGCCGATCAGGATTTGGAAGACTACGTCCGTGCCAATGTAGTGACCTATCACCATCAGGTTGGCAGCTGCAAAATGGGCATCGACCAGCTCGCCGTGGTCGATCCGCAACTGCGTGTGCACGGCATTGCCGGTCTGAGAATTGCCGATGCCTCGATCATGCCGCAGGTCACCAGCGGAAATACCAATGCGCCGGTGATGTTGATTGCGGAAAAGGCTGTGGAGTTCTTCCTCACTGAGCATTAG
- a CDS encoding MoaF C-terminal domain-containing protein has protein sequence MTTQLTDTSNWLPLDGLAPGFDANKAAPVQDLAGTGYHLKLATGVQHFDFSADSLSWQLADGGKGEDSYETFAVAPQLYYVQWQHSSDPRLSSSLILDLAAGRSLYVGARLIDQSEIAPGRTGVSHQFLPGIIAGQQLSGEEMAPTQALIGRRVQWVYSEQHAYEHIYLSSQWYTWQCLAGPERGLADTDENTVYQLRPGIYLFSWREKVIPCGSITVADHRDVSAIRSHGALFGWDESGSLPVHFSFGAHGKLISVTIHPDPYEPAHWQL, from the coding sequence ATGACAACTCAGCTCACCGACACCAGTAATTGGCTCCCGCTTGATGGATTGGCCCCGGGTTTCGATGCCAATAAGGCAGCGCCGGTGCAGGATCTGGCCGGGACCGGTTATCACCTCAAACTCGCAACTGGGGTGCAGCACTTTGATTTCAGCGCTGACTCGCTGAGTTGGCAATTGGCTGACGGTGGAAAAGGTGAAGATAGCTATGAGACCTTCGCGGTCGCCCCGCAGCTCTACTACGTGCAATGGCAGCACAGCAGCGACCCGAGACTCTCCAGTTCTTTGATTCTTGACCTGGCCGCTGGGCGTTCGCTGTATGTCGGTGCCCGGCTCATTGATCAGTCAGAGATTGCGCCCGGCCGTACCGGGGTGAGCCATCAGTTCCTCCCCGGAATCATTGCTGGCCAGCAGCTCAGCGGCGAAGAGATGGCGCCAACTCAGGCGTTGATTGGCCGCCGAGTGCAATGGGTTTACAGCGAGCAGCACGCCTACGAGCACATTTACCTGAGTTCGCAATGGTATACCTGGCAATGCCTGGCTGGCCCGGAGCGCGGTCTGGCCGATACCGACGAAAACACCGTTTATCAGCTCAGACCGGGCATTTATCTCTTCAGCTGGCGGGAGAAGGTCATCCCCTGCGGTTCGATTACGGTGGCCGATCATCGTGATGTTTCGGCGATCCGATCGCATGGCGCACTTTTTGGTTGGGATGAATCGGGGAGCTTGCCAGTGCACTTCAGCTTCGGTGCGCATGGCAAGCTGATCTCGGTGACGATTCACCCCGATCCCTACGAGCCGGCGCACTGGCAGCTGTGA
- a CDS encoding amidohydrolase produces MNAQLFSNGTIWTGDAEQPWASSMLLSRGKILAIGSAESVAEQQSTELIAQEQIDLAGQFVMPGLHDVHNHHFLAGHTDLFECSFLPTDGLAEVLTTISQWAAQLPPGAWVTGGSVGSGLFNELSTPQALRQLDQASHGHPVLVTDDSKHNRWANSAALRQAGVDAKSIDPAGGQILRDQSGQPTGVLIEGASVLLEKALAAQQQLSVEDAARASQRGIEILHSHGITAFQDAATSLPIMRALKHLDDAGALKAWVVSSLQVNDFIFGTDPVGKELIELGENYRSTHHRPDFVKIFLDGVPPTRTAAFLEAYLPDDEHGKHFHGHTSLDPAELLDWLRWSAHRGLSAKIHCTGDASVRAVLDAVQVLRAEGFGEQNYQIAHGQFVHPDDLARFAELNVHADISPPLWFPGVIPEAIKTVLPAERAIRLQPNRDLLDSGAIIAGGSDWPVSVSPNPWEGIQGLVTRADPSGNFGGTLWPEQAIGLGEALSAYTSAAAKTMRIAELSGSLEVGKSADFIVLDRNPFETPHDQLIRTKTLQTWFAGERVYQAD; encoded by the coding sequence ATGAACGCTCAGCTATTCAGCAATGGCACAATCTGGACCGGGGACGCTGAACAGCCTTGGGCCAGTAGCATGTTGCTCAGCCGGGGCAAGATCCTCGCCATTGGCTCCGCAGAGAGCGTCGCGGAGCAGCAAAGCACTGAGCTAATAGCGCAGGAGCAGATCGATCTGGCGGGTCAGTTCGTGATGCCTGGGCTTCATGATGTTCATAATCATCATTTCCTGGCCGGCCACACCGACCTCTTCGAATGCAGCTTCCTGCCAACTGACGGCTTAGCCGAGGTACTGACGACGATCAGCCAGTGGGCCGCTCAGCTGCCGCCCGGTGCCTGGGTCACCGGCGGCAGCGTCGGCAGCGGGCTGTTCAATGAGCTTTCGACGCCTCAGGCGCTGCGGCAATTGGATCAAGCCAGTCACGGCCATCCGGTGCTGGTCACCGATGACAGCAAGCACAACCGCTGGGCCAACTCTGCCGCGCTGCGCCAGGCCGGCGTGGATGCAAAGAGCATTGATCCTGCCGGCGGGCAGATCCTTCGTGATCAAAGCGGCCAACCCACCGGAGTGCTGATCGAAGGGGCCAGCGTATTACTGGAGAAAGCGCTAGCCGCGCAACAACAGCTCAGCGTCGAGGATGCCGCCCGAGCGAGTCAACGCGGCATCGAAATTCTGCATTCGCACGGCATCACCGCGTTCCAGGACGCCGCGACTTCGCTGCCGATCATGCGAGCGCTCAAGCACCTCGACGACGCCGGAGCGCTGAAGGCCTGGGTAGTTTCCTCATTGCAGGTCAACGACTTCATCTTCGGCACCGATCCAGTCGGTAAAGAGCTCATTGAACTCGGCGAAAACTATCGATCCACCCATCACCGACCCGACTTCGTGAAAATCTTCCTGGACGGGGTGCCGCCGACCCGCACCGCAGCCTTCCTGGAGGCGTACCTACCCGATGATGAGCACGGAAAACACTTCCATGGTCACACTTCGCTCGACCCAGCGGAACTCTTAGACTGGCTGCGCTGGAGTGCACACCGCGGTCTCTCGGCGAAAATCCATTGCACCGGCGACGCTTCGGTTCGAGCCGTGCTCGACGCCGTGCAGGTGCTCCGGGCGGAGGGATTTGGCGAGCAAAACTATCAGATTGCCCACGGCCAGTTCGTGCATCCCGACGACCTAGCCCGGTTTGCTGAACTCAATGTTCATGCCGATATTTCGCCGCCGCTCTGGTTCCCCGGTGTGATCCCGGAAGCCATCAAGACCGTTTTACCCGCTGAGCGAGCGATCCGCCTGCAGCCTAATCGCGACCTATTGGATAGCGGAGCGATCATCGCTGGCGGCTCCGACTGGCCGGTCAGTGTCTCCCCTAATCCTTGGGAAGGCATCCAAGGTCTAGTAACCCGGGCAGATCCTAGTGGAAATTTCGGCGGAACTCTCTGGCCGGAACAGGCCATCGGGCTCGGCGAAGCGCTCAGCGCCTACACCAGCGCGGCCGCAAAGACGATGCGAATCGCTGAGCTGAGCGGCTCGCTCGAAGTGGGCAAGTCAGCAGATTTCATCGTGCTGGATCGGAATCCTTTCGAAACACCCCATGATCAGCTGATCCGGACCAAGACCTTGCAAACCTGGTTCGCTGGCGAACGGGTTTATCAGGCTGATTGA
- a CDS encoding GrpB family protein, which produces MPADSPRRRPDVDTVELIGGIEKRALSLNEYDPSWPEQFDLHRVRVSDALGATALLIEHIGSTSVPGLAAKPIIDILVVVSDITAEEDYLDQLLAAGYRLRVREPGHRLVRTEQLDVHIHLLETADPAIEDYLLLRDQLRNAPADREQYERVKRDLLSQDWPDMNSYAEAKTTVIEEIKARARQHR; this is translated from the coding sequence ATGCCTGCTGATTCCCCACGACGCCGCCCGGACGTCGATACCGTCGAACTCATTGGTGGCATCGAAAAACGAGCCCTGAGCCTCAATGAGTATGATCCGAGTTGGCCGGAGCAATTCGATCTGCACCGCGTGCGGGTCAGTGATGCTCTGGGCGCTACCGCGTTACTCATCGAGCACATCGGCTCCACCTCGGTGCCCGGCTTAGCCGCCAAACCGATCATTGACATCCTCGTGGTGGTGTCGGATATCACCGCTGAAGAAGATTATTTAGACCAGTTGCTCGCCGCCGGTTATCGGCTGCGCGTGCGCGAACCCGGCCATCGCTTGGTGCGCACCGAGCAACTCGACGTGCACATCCATCTGTTGGAAACCGCAGACCCGGCCATTGAAGACTATCTCTTACTCCGCGACCAGCTCCGCAATGCGCCAGCTGACCGAGAGCAATACGAGCGAGTGAAACGTGATCTGCTGAGTCAGGACTGGCCTGATATGAACAGTTACGCAGAGGCCAAGACCACGGTGATCGAGGAAATCAAGGCTCGCGCTCGGCAGCACCGGTAG